From the Ferroacidibacillus organovorans genome, the window GATCAGACCCTCTTCTCCGCGCACGATGACTTCTTGCCTGCTCGCAAGCCCCACCGTGTCCGCTGTCCGTTTCGCATCTGCCACAAGGGTTCCAAAAAGTTCCGAGAGCTCTGGATCATAAGTCTGATCACTCACCGAAATGTTTCCTTTTTCATCAATCACCATGTATCCGAGTACCGAAGGGTCCGCCAGGCGAGTGGATAAATACGCTTTGAGATCGATCGATGGAAGCGGTGGTTCCATCCCATCTTCAGGAGTTTTCTCCTCAGAAACCGCGTGCAGGGGAGTCTCTGTCTCGCCCTCTACAGGCTCCGCCTCCTGCGACAAGACGCTAAGCCCCAGGATGTGATCCTCAGAAAGCGCGGCAAACGACGCGTCTACGTCCTGCTGCAAAAGTATCATCGGGCTTGCCTGCCCCACCACATCCTCGTGAGCCACATCCGGTCGTTCGCTCCGCTCTTCCTGACTCGCACGAAGCGCGCGTAACACCTCCCGCGCGTCGCGCTGTATTGCGCGGGTGGAGGTGTGCGTGTCTCGACCCGATGCCAGTAACACCTCCCGCGCGTCGCGCTGCATTGTGCGTTCGCCGGACTGCGTCGCAGTCACATCAACGCGCTCGTTTTTTTGCGCCGATTCATCCACGGTCTCGACCGTTTCATGCACTGGAGAAAACTTTTGCTCACCTGCCTCGCGCAACGCCTCTCCGCGTCGGATTTGCCGAATCGACCACACAATGAGAAGCACAGCGACCACCGCGATCACGATGATGCCAATTGCAAAATAGAGCACACTTCCGCTCATGCAAAACCTCCTTCACGCGCCTCATTATGGGTGAACATACCACAGGCCCAACTCATCGGGCAACCCATGACAGCAGCCGTCGCAGGATCACTGAAAACACGCCGGGTCGCAGGCGCCAGGCACACGCACCAAGGAGTACAACCGATCCTGCCAGGTACACCGTCAGAAATAAAAACCATGAGGCAGAACTCGCCAAATGATGTGCATCAACCGAAGAAAAGAGTGAAGCCGCCAGGGTGTTGTGATAAACCGGTGTAATCAGCCCGAATCGCTCGACAATGCTCGCCAGCATAAAAAGCGGATTGAGCGCATAGCATAGCGTCGCGGCGTCTGTCCAGGCGGAAGCGTCTGGATTGTGCGCGGCGACACCGTCAATCAGATAACCGGCGATCCCAAGCAGAATATAAATAACCGCAACCGTGCCGTACGAGAGAACGGTCGCCCATCCAGTGCGTTGAATGAAAGTTGACCAAAACACACTGATTGTTGCAATCGCGCCAAGTGTCACCAGTTGGAGCCAGAAGACCGCAATCACTTGGGATGGCACGACACCGCCAAAGAGAAAAACAATGCTGTAAAGCGGCAACGTCATCACG encodes:
- a CDS encoding ABC transporter permease, whose amino-acid sequence is MVTRAVVSKSSGVFLQTFGNPLIRKELRQRMRSERSILALSMYLLVMGAIAFVFMYLNVQGQTLLLQPTRTAELFTFLSYLQLAMISFVTPGIAAGVISGERERQTLTVLLTTPLSPLTIIVSKWLASISYLSLLIVMTLPLYSIVFLFGGVVPSQVIAVFWLQLVTLGAIATISVFWSTFIQRTGWATVLSYGTVAVIYILLGIAGYLIDGVAAHNPDASAWTDAATLCYALNPLFMLASIVERFGLITPVYHNTLAASLFSSVDAHHLASSASWFLFLTVYLAGSVVLLGACAWRLRPGVFSVILRRLLSWVAR